Proteins from one Hydrogenivirga caldilitoris genomic window:
- a CDS encoding MlaE family lipid ABC transporter permease subunit, which produces MNWFVKLTEEVGRASLLALQAVYFLFRKPPKLKHFVSQFTYIAAETSLVVLVTSTFTGGVIALQTYSTFHRFNAEYLIGAVVALSMGRELGPVLTSLMVVARVGSAMTANIGTMRITQQIDALEVMAVNPVRYLVTPRLFSTTIGVPFLTVLSNVAGMFGGWVVATKLFQVNEYLYWQKMVDLTEFYDILGGLYKAVVFGFIIATVSCYFGFYTEGGTEGVGRATTNSVVTSSMLILITDYFLTAIIF; this is translated from the coding sequence ATGAACTGGTTTGTAAAACTCACCGAAGAAGTTGGGAGGGCTTCTCTCCTAGCACTTCAGGCTGTGTACTTTTTATTTAGAAAACCTCCCAAACTTAAACACTTTGTAAGTCAGTTTACCTACATAGCAGCGGAGACTTCCCTGGTTGTTCTTGTAACCTCAACCTTTACCGGAGGGGTGATAGCCCTTCAGACTTATTCAACGTTCCACAGGTTCAACGCGGAGTACTTGATAGGTGCGGTTGTAGCTCTTTCCATGGGAAGAGAATTGGGGCCCGTGCTCACCTCCCTTATGGTCGTTGCAAGGGTAGGCTCGGCTATGACAGCTAACATCGGAACCATGAGGATCACCCAGCAGATAGATGCGCTTGAAGTTATGGCTGTTAACCCTGTAAGGTACCTTGTTACACCACGTCTGTTTTCCACCACCATAGGTGTTCCTTTCCTTACAGTTCTTTCAAACGTCGCTGGTATGTTCGGGGGATGGGTTGTTGCAACAAAGCTCTTTCAGGTAAACGAGTACCTGTACTGGCAAAAAATGGTGGACCTTACGGAGTTTTACGATATACTCGGTGGGCTGTATAAGGCTGTAGTGTTCGGTTTCATAATAGCCACGGTAAGCTGTTACTTCGGTTTTTACACAGAGGGTGGGACAGAAGGTGTAGGCAGAGCAACCACCAATTCGGTGGTAACCTCCTCAATGCTCATACTCATAACGGACTACTTCCTGACGGCGATAATATTCTGA
- a CDS encoding cation diffusion facilitator family transporter gives MDRKNSVKVLGISLALVFSFALVELVGGFLTNSLALLSDAGHMLTDSVSLLIALIAQLIVQRARGKRMTFGLYRLEVVAALMNGIFLIGLIGYIAYEAFQRFLNPEPVLGPQMLAIAGVGLLINLMAGYMLFKSAEENINIKAAFLHVVTDTLGSIAAIIAGIAVSLWKFYLADPILSVAISLLILPGAYTVIKDSLNVLLELVPSAIDPEEIEEEIRKLPGIIDVHDLHVWSITSGNVVLTAHVVVSNIEACNDVLKSIEEVASRYGINHTTIQVEREGYSCPPSCPLLHREGGLEHHHHHH, from the coding sequence ATGGACAGGAAAAACAGCGTAAAGGTTCTCGGGATAAGCTTAGCTCTGGTATTCTCCTTTGCCCTCGTTGAACTTGTGGGTGGGTTTCTCACCAACAGTCTCGCTCTCCTATCGGACGCAGGGCACATGCTCACCGACAGCGTGTCTCTGCTCATAGCTCTCATAGCCCAGCTCATAGTCCAAAGGGCACGTGGAAAGAGGATGACCTTCGGACTTTACAGGTTAGAGGTTGTTGCCGCACTTATGAACGGAATATTCCTGATTGGACTTATAGGTTACATAGCCTACGAAGCCTTTCAGAGGTTTTTAAATCCGGAACCCGTGCTTGGTCCTCAGATGTTAGCCATAGCAGGTGTAGGTCTTCTGATAAACCTAATGGCTGGTTACATGCTCTTTAAAAGTGCCGAAGAGAACATAAATATTAAAGCGGCTTTTCTTCATGTTGTTACAGATACTCTGGGTTCTATAGCTGCAATAATAGCCGGTATTGCTGTTTCCCTGTGGAAGTTTTACCTTGCAGACCCCATACTGAGCGTAGCCATATCCCTTTTGATACTTCCAGGAGCCTACACTGTGATAAAGGACTCTCTTAATGTCCTCCTTGAGCTTGTACCTTCTGCGATTGACCCGGAGGAGATAGAGGAGGAGATAAGAAAACTCCCTGGAATAATTGACGTCCATGACCTTCACGTATGGTCAATAACTTCCGGGAACGTGGTGCTTACAGCTCATGTTGTGGTAAGCAACATAGAAGCGTGCAATGATGTGCTCAAAAGTATAGAGGAAGTAGCGTCAAGATACGGGATAAACCATACCACCATACAGGTTGAAAGGGAAGGGTACTCCTGTCCTCCCTCGTGTCCTCTCCTGCACAGAGAAGGGGGTTTAGAGCACCACCATCACCACCATTGA
- the minC gene encoding septum site-determining protein MinC has translation MVEIKGVTLPVIAIRIKETKDLNSVKEEIKSKVKGKLFQGSYFILENAEELPENWLPELESFLKEMSLENISRMGRDQQRETKCDRLLVVDRSLRSGQKVEHGGDVLVLGDVNKDAEVIAVGNIIIMGALRGIAIAGALGDENAVVVAMKMEPQQIRIGKKIAISDESERVSPGYPEVARVEDGMIVLEKV, from the coding sequence GTGGTAGAGATAAAAGGTGTCACCCTTCCTGTAATAGCTATCAGGATAAAGGAAACAAAGGACCTGAACTCTGTAAAGGAAGAGATAAAGAGCAAAGTGAAGGGAAAGCTATTTCAGGGAAGTTACTTTATCCTTGAGAACGCTGAAGAGTTACCCGAAAACTGGCTCCCAGAGTTAGAGAGCTTTCTCAAAGAGATGAGCCTGGAAAACATAAGCAGAATGGGCAGGGACCAACAAAGAGAGACAAAATGCGACAGACTCCTGGTAGTTGACCGTTCCCTAAGGTCAGGGCAAAAAGTAGAGCACGGTGGAGATGTTCTCGTACTGGGCGATGTAAATAAAGATGCAGAAGTGATAGCAGTAGGTAATATTATTATTATGGGTGCGCTGAGGGGTATAGCTATAGCCGGCGCTCTTGGTGATGAGAATGCAGTGGTTGTTGCTATGAAGATGGAACCTCAACAGATAAGGATAGGAAAGAAGATAGCCATATCCGACGAATCAGAACGTGTATCACCAGGCTACCCTGAAGTAGCCCGTGTTGAAGATGGTATGATAGTTTTAGAGAAAGTTTAA
- the minD gene encoding septum site-determining protein MinD: protein MTEVIVVTSGKGGVGKTTLTANLGVALAKLGKKVLLIDADIGLRNLDMILGLENRIVYDILDVLEGRIPPEKAFVKDKRGLNLFLLPANQTKNKDAINTDKWLELINSIKSKGDFDFIIIDSPAGIEQGFKIAVTPADRAYIVVNPEVSSVRDADRVIGILESMNKEDYWVIVNRIRWKMVKRGEMLSVEDIVDILKAPLIGVIPEEEKLVDFTNRGEPIVLHPKYNAAKAIMDVARRTLGEEVPFERYGEKEGFLSKFFGG, encoded by the coding sequence ATGACAGAGGTAATCGTTGTTACATCGGGAAAGGGAGGTGTAGGCAAAACAACCCTCACCGCCAATCTGGGAGTGGCTCTCGCTAAACTGGGAAAGAAGGTCCTCCTTATAGATGCCGATATAGGACTTAGAAATCTTGATATGATTCTGGGACTTGAAAACAGAATAGTTTACGACATACTTGACGTTCTGGAGGGGAGGATTCCCCCTGAAAAAGCTTTTGTAAAGGATAAGAGGGGGTTAAACCTCTTCCTCTTACCGGCAAACCAGACAAAGAATAAGGATGCAATAAACACCGACAAGTGGTTGGAGCTTATAAATAGCATAAAATCTAAAGGTGATTTTGACTTCATAATAATAGACTCCCCCGCCGGTATAGAGCAGGGTTTCAAGATAGCAGTTACTCCCGCAGACAGAGCGTACATAGTTGTAAATCCAGAAGTTTCATCTGTAAGGGACGCTGACCGAGTGATAGGTATCCTTGAAAGCATGAACAAAGAGGACTACTGGGTCATAGTTAACAGGATAAGGTGGAAAATGGTAAAAAGAGGAGAGATGCTCTCAGTGGAGGACATAGTTGACATACTGAAAGCTCCCCTTATAGGGGTTATACCCGAAGAGGAAAAGCTGGTGGACTTTACCAACAGAGGAGAACCTATAGTTTTACATCCCAAATACAACGCTGCAAAGGCTATAATGGACGTAGCGAGGAGAACTTTGGGCGAGGAAGTACCCTTTGAACGCTACGGGGAGAAAGAAGGATTTTTAAGTAAGTTTTTTGGAGGTTAA
- the minE gene encoding cell division topological specificity factor MinE → MNIGSFFRKKSKDVAKQRLMLVLSYERQGLPPSMVEKLKEDLISLFSKYPQFDAEGIDVALKKNEEEREELWISIPFKVS, encoded by the coding sequence TTGAATATAGGCTCGTTTTTTAGAAAGAAGAGTAAGGACGTAGCAAAACAGAGACTTATGCTCGTCCTGAGCTACGAGAGGCAGGGTCTCCCTCCAAGTATGGTTGAGAAATTAAAGGAAGACCTTATATCTCTTTTTTCCAAATACCCCCAATTTGATGCAGAAGGTATTGATGTGGCCCTTAAGAAAAACGAGGAAGAGAGGGAGGAACTCTGGATAAGCATACCTTTCAAAGTTAGTTAA
- the prfA gene encoding peptide chain release factor 1 produces MLKRELIDKLEKLSEKYKRLEEELSKSEVIKDIDRYRALSREHKELSELYELYQEYKKLQKELKEARELLKSSEKELRELAHEEVEKLQKELSEVEDRLKLLLIPKDPNDSKNVILEIRAGTGGEEAALFVADLLRMYQRYAEDKGWKFSILSANKTGLGGYKEVVALIEGEGAYSRLKYESGVHRVQRVPATESGGRIHTSTATVAVLPEADETEIEINPQDLKIETFRASGAGGQYVNTTETAVRITHIPTGIVVSCQDERSQFQNKQKALKILYAKLKDFYERKKMEEIAKERKEQVGTGERSEKIRTYNFPQNRVTDHRINLTLYKLQDVLEGKLDEIIDALRAKELEERLKLVETA; encoded by the coding sequence ATGCTCAAGAGAGAGCTTATAGATAAACTGGAGAAGCTCTCGGAAAAGTATAAAAGGCTTGAAGAGGAGTTGTCTAAATCTGAAGTCATCAAGGACATAGATCGCTACAGGGCACTCAGCAGGGAACATAAAGAGCTTTCTGAGTTGTACGAGCTTTATCAGGAGTACAAAAAACTCCAGAAGGAGTTAAAGGAGGCAAGAGAACTTCTTAAAAGCTCCGAGAAGGAGCTTAGGGAGTTAGCCCATGAGGAGGTTGAGAAGCTTCAAAAAGAACTCTCTGAAGTTGAGGATAGACTGAAACTCCTCCTTATTCCGAAGGACCCGAATGATTCAAAAAACGTGATACTTGAGATAAGAGCCGGTACTGGCGGAGAGGAGGCAGCCCTTTTTGTTGCAGATCTTTTAAGGATGTATCAGAGATACGCGGAGGATAAAGGTTGGAAGTTTTCCATTCTTAGTGCTAACAAAACTGGACTTGGTGGCTACAAGGAGGTCGTGGCACTTATAGAGGGTGAAGGAGCCTATTCAAGACTAAAGTATGAAAGTGGAGTCCACAGAGTTCAGAGGGTCCCTGCAACCGAGAGCGGTGGCAGGATTCATACATCAACAGCAACGGTAGCGGTTCTCCCGGAGGCTGACGAAACAGAAATTGAGATAAATCCTCAGGACCTTAAAATTGAAACTTTCAGAGCTTCCGGTGCTGGGGGGCAGTATGTAAACACGACGGAGACCGCTGTAAGGATAACCCACATACCCACCGGTATAGTTGTATCTTGCCAAGATGAGAGGTCCCAGTTTCAGAATAAACAGAAGGCTCTTAAGATCCTTTATGCAAAGCTCAAGGACTTTTATGAGCGCAAGAAGATGGAGGAGATTGCAAAGGAGAGAAAAGAGCAGGTAGGAACAGGTGAAAGAAGCGAGAAGATAAGAACTTATAACTTTCCTCAAAACCGGGTTACAGACCACAGAATAAATCTCACCCTTTACAAACTTCAGGATGTACTGGAAGGCAAGCTGGACGAGATTATAGATGCTCTGCGGGCAAAGGAGCTGGAAGAAAGGCTTAAGCTGGTTGAAACGGCTTAA
- the rpmE gene encoding 50S ribosomal protein L31, with product MKRDIHPELQPTTFVCGCGNTFTLLSTKGGTIHVEVCNQCHPFYTGKLRLKPMFLELASPGEKKEG from the coding sequence ATGAAGAGAGACATACACCCCGAACTTCAACCTACTACCTTTGTGTGCGGTTGCGGAAATACCTTCACCTTACTTTCCACTAAAGGGGGAACCATTCATGTTGAAGTGTGTAATCAGTGTCATCCTTTTTACACCGGCAAGTTAAGGTTGAAGCCGATGTTCTTAGAACTTGCTTCACCCGGTGAAAAGAAGGAAGGTTGA
- the rho gene encoding transcription termination factor Rho encodes MQELQKIYTLEELKRFTLQELQKLGKELGLQRTTGLKKEELIERILGAQAKDGGLVFVKGVLEVLPEGYGFMRSAQNNYMPSWEDVYVAPSQIKKFGLRTGDTIVGFARLPKEGEKYKALIKMEAVNGLTADPEVLRSRPTFDKLTPYHPTERFNLEYDPRELSTRVISLVAPIGKGQRGMLVAPPKAGKTVLLQKISRALIENHPEVHLIILLIDERPEEVTEMRRIVGDGAEVVASTFDEPPERHMQVAELVIEKAKRLVELKNDVVILLDSMTRFARASNAVTPPTGRVLSGGIEATALQRPKKFFGAARNIEEGGSLTIIATALIETGSRMDDVIYEEFKGTGNMEIHLDRRLMERRVFPAINVERSGTRKEELLVEDWELQRMWVLRKFLSTMDPVEAMEFLIDKLKRFKTNREFLKAMNA; translated from the coding sequence ATGCAGGAACTTCAGAAGATTTACACCCTTGAAGAGCTTAAGAGGTTTACTCTCCAGGAACTTCAGAAGCTGGGTAAGGAGCTTGGGCTTCAGAGAACTACAGGTCTGAAGAAGGAAGAGCTCATTGAGAGGATCTTGGGTGCCCAGGCTAAGGATGGTGGTCTGGTCTTTGTTAAGGGAGTCCTTGAGGTCCTCCCAGAAGGTTACGGTTTCATGAGGAGCGCCCAGAACAACTACATGCCAAGCTGGGAAGACGTGTACGTTGCACCTTCTCAGATAAAGAAGTTCGGGCTCAGGACAGGTGACACCATAGTTGGTTTTGCGCGCCTTCCGAAGGAGGGGGAAAAGTATAAGGCTCTTATAAAGATGGAGGCTGTTAACGGACTTACAGCTGACCCGGAAGTTCTAAGAAGTAGGCCTACCTTTGATAAACTGACACCTTACCACCCCACCGAAAGGTTTAACCTTGAATACGACCCAAGGGAACTATCAACCAGAGTTATAAGCCTGGTAGCGCCTATAGGTAAAGGACAGAGAGGTATGCTGGTGGCACCTCCCAAGGCGGGTAAAACTGTTCTGCTTCAGAAGATATCAAGGGCTTTGATAGAGAATCACCCAGAAGTTCATCTAATAATATTGCTGATTGATGAGAGACCCGAAGAAGTTACGGAGATGCGTAGGATTGTCGGTGACGGTGCAGAAGTCGTAGCTTCTACCTTTGATGAACCCCCTGAGAGACATATGCAGGTTGCGGAACTCGTTATTGAGAAAGCTAAAAGGCTTGTTGAGCTAAAGAACGACGTTGTGATACTCCTTGATTCAATGACGAGGTTTGCAAGAGCTTCCAACGCTGTTACCCCACCTACAGGAAGGGTGCTCTCAGGAGGTATAGAGGCTACCGCCCTTCAGAGACCAAAAAAGTTCTTTGGAGCAGCAAGGAATATAGAGGAAGGAGGCTCCCTAACGATAATAGCTACCGCCCTTATAGAGACAGGCTCAAGGATGGATGATGTTATCTATGAAGAGTTTAAGGGAACAGGTAACATGGAGATACACTTGGACAGAAGGCTTATGGAGCGTAGGGTTTTCCCTGCAATAAACGTAGAGAGATCCGGAACTAGAAAGGAAGAGCTCCTCGTGGAAGACTGGGAACTTCAGAGGATGTGGGTTCTCAGAAAGTTTCTCTCAACGATGGACCCTGTAGAAGCTATGGAGTTCTTGATAGACAAGCTTAAGAGATTTAAAACCAACAGGGAGTTTCTTAAAGCTATGAATGCATAG